The DNA segment CTCACTCAGCGGGCGGGGTCTCCTCGGCCAGGAAGCTCCAGGTCTCGCGCGCCGGGACGGCGGCCTGCCCGGCCGGGCAGCTGGGCCGGAAGTCGCACCAGCTGCACTGCTGGCCGGTGACCGGCGGGAAGGCGACGTCGGGGTCCGCGCCGGCGGCGAGCGCCTCGGTCGCCGTCTCGATGTCGGCGGCGATGTCCTCGGCCCGGCGCACGTGGTTGGCCAGCGACCGCTCGGTGTGCTCGAACACGGCGACCGTGCGGGAGGGCAGGTGGTGCAGCTCGACCCGGTTGCACGCCCGGCGAAGCGTCCGCCGCACGCCGAGCACGTAGATGGCCAGTGCCGGTGACCCCCGCGCCTCGTCCTCGGTGGAGGGGACCCGGCCGGTCTTGTAGTCGACGACGACCAGCTCGTCGCCGCGCTGGTCGATCCGGTCGATGCGGCCGGACAGCGCCAGCCGCTCGGTGGTCGCCCCCACGGTGCGCTCGGTGCCCACCGGCTCCTCGGCGGGGTCGAGCTCGCCGACGTAGTCGGTGAGCCAGCCGGCGGCCCGCGACCGCCAGCGGTCGGCCTGCTCGTCGTCGCGGAAGCCGGTGCGCGACCACACCCCGTACAGCAGCTGCCGGGCCGCGGCCGGGCTGCGTTTGCCCAGCGGCAGCTCCCACCAGGAGCGCAGTGCCGCGTGCACCGCCGCACCGACGGTGTTGTGCGCCCACGCCGGGCCCTTCGGCGGGGTGGGCCGGGTGAGGTAGGCGAACCGGTAGCGGCGCGGGCAGTCGGCGTAGGTGGCCAGCTTGCTGGGGGTGGCCGAGAACAGCCGCCGGGGCATGCCCGGCATCTCCAGTTGCGCGCTCACCGCCGCTCCCTGCCCACGTCGGCCACGGTAGCCGGGGGCACCGACAGGTTCAGCCGGTGACGACGGGGACGCCGGTGCCGGCGGCCAGCAGCAGCTCGTACTGGTCGGGTTCGGTGGTGCAGGCGGCGATCGGGGTGCGCTTGTTGGTGCCGTGGTAGTCGCTGGAGCCGGTGCGCAGCAGCCCCAGCCCGTCGGCGAGGGCGCGGAGGTACACGCGCTGGTCGGGGGTGTGGTCGGGGTGGTCGACCTCGAGGCCGAGCAGCCCGGCGGCGGCCATCGCGGCGATGGCGTCGTCGCCGACGACCCGTCCTCGGGAGGTGGCCAGCCCGTGGGCGAACACCGGCACGCCCCCGGCCGCTCGCACCAGGCGGATGCCCTCGAGCACGTCGGTGTCGGCCTTGCTCGCGTAGTAGGGGCTGCGGTGGTGCAGCAGGGTGGCGAAGGCGTGGTCGACGGACTCCACGACGCCGGCGTCCACGAGCGCGCGGGCGATGTGCGGCCGGCCGACCACCCCGCCGTCGCTGTGCGCCACGATCTCGGCCCAGTCGACGGGGTAGCCGTCGGCGGCGAGCCCGGCGACGATCCGCTCCCCCCGGTTGAGCCGTTCCTCGCGCAGCCGCACGCGCTCGGCGGCGAAGGCCGGGTGCAGCGGGTCGAAGAGGTAGGCCAGCAGGTGGACGGCGATCGGCGGCTCGTCGCTGGGGAAGTACCGGCAGGACAGCTCCATGCCCGGGACGATCGTCAGCCCGGGCGGGCGCGCCGCCCAGGCCGCCGCCCAGCCGCCGGTGGTGTCGTGGTCGGTGATCGCGACGACGTCGAGCCCGGCCGCGGCCGCGGTGGCGACCAGCGCCGCAGGGGTCTCCGTCCCGTCGGAGACCGAGGAGTGGGTGTGCAGGTCGATGAGCACGTGCTCAGCCTGCCGCACCGCGTCCGCCGCCGCCCACGACGCTCAGAGCTCGTCGGAGGAGCGGCCGGGCCGGGTGCGCGGGATCGGCGCCGTGTCGTGCCGGCGCCCGGACTGCAGCGGGCGGGGCATCAGCTGCTCGGGGGCGTCGCCGTCTCCCCGGTCGTCGGCGGCCATCGTCCCGTCGGCGTCCTCGTCGGAGCTCACCGGGTTGGAGGTGGTGTCGGTGCCGAACATCAGCTCCGACAGCCGCTTGTAGAGCGCGTCGGCGTGCGGCATGTAGTCGATGACGTCGAGCCCCTGCTGCTGACCCGCGGACTCGAAACGGAAGGTCCCGTAGCCGAGCAGCTGCCCCCAGAAGGTCTCCTTCCAGGTCAGGTCCGTGATCCTGCGCAGCGGCATGACGGCCACCGTCCGGATGATCACCCCCGAGGTCAGCAGCACCCGGCGGCGGGTGACCAGCAGGTGCCGCACCCACCACTCACCGACGTGCAGCCCGAGGTAGCCCAGCGCGCCGAGGACCACCACCAGACCGACCGTGGCCCCGACCCGGTTGGTCGGGTCGAGCTGCAGCACCCAGACGCCGACGACCAGCGCCGGGACGCCCCGGACGAAGGACCGGACCAGCACCGCCGGGTGCCGCCGCGTCGCGATGACCGGCGGCTCGTCGGCGAGCAGGTACTTCTCGGCGTCCTTGCCCCAGCGGGGCCGCCGGGGAGCCGGACCGGACACGGGCCGAGCTCAGACCAGCGAGCCCACGAAGGTGGACAGCGACTGCGCTGCGTCCCCCAGGGCCGCACCGGCACTGCGGACGATCCCGGCCGCGTCGTCGGGACGCTGGATCACGTAGAAGACCACGAACGCGACGGCCAGCCAGGTGAGCACCTTCTTCAGCACGGGTCGCGTTCCTCTCCTCAGGGCGGCCGACCGCGAGCCGGGGCGGCCGACGGCACAGCTGGCCGTCACGACCGGTCGGCCGCACCGCATGGGTAACAGCTGCTCCGCGGCGGTGACCAGCCGCCACGCCGGTGCGGGGCGAACGGACTCGATCGATGCGGATCGGGTCGGCTCACCGGCCGGGCAGCAGCCGTTCGGTCGGGGGGCCGAGCGGCAGGTCGGGGTAGACCCGGTCGCGGAGGTCGAGCAGCTCCAGGTCCTCGGCGAGCAGCCAGGCGGCGGACGCCGGCCAGGTGACCAGCCACAGCCAGACGCCGT comes from the Modestobacter italicus genome and includes:
- a CDS encoding RecB family exonuclease, translated to MSAQLEMPGMPRRLFSATPSKLATYADCPRRYRFAYLTRPTPPKGPAWAHNTVGAAVHAALRSWWELPLGKRSPAAARQLLYGVWSRTGFRDDEQADRWRSRAAGWLTDYVGELDPAEEPVGTERTVGATTERLALSGRIDRIDQRGDELVVVDYKTGRVPSTEDEARGSPALAIYVLGVRRTLRRACNRVELHHLPSRTVAVFEHTERSLANHVRRAEDIAADIETATEALAAGADPDVAFPPVTGQQCSWCDFRPSCPAGQAAVPARETWSFLAEETPPAE
- a CDS encoding PHP domain-containing protein, giving the protein MLIDLHTHSSVSDGTETPAALVATAAAAGLDVVAITDHDTTGGWAAAWAARPPGLTIVPGMELSCRYFPSDEPPIAVHLLAYLFDPLHPAFAAERVRLREERLNRGERIVAGLAADGYPVDWAEIVAHSDGGVVGRPHIARALVDAGVVESVDHAFATLLHHRSPYYASKADTDVLEGIRLVRAAGGVPVFAHGLATSRGRVVGDDAIAAMAAAGLLGLEVDHPDHTPDQRVYLRALADGLGLLRTGSSDYHGTNKRTPIAACTTEPDQYELLLAAGTGVPVVTG
- a CDS encoding PH domain-containing protein, producing MSGPAPRRPRWGKDAEKYLLADEPPVIATRRHPAVLVRSFVRGVPALVVGVWVLQLDPTNRVGATVGLVVVLGALGYLGLHVGEWWVRHLLVTRRRVLLTSGVIIRTVAVMPLRRITDLTWKETFWGQLLGYGTFRFESAGQQQGLDVIDYMPHADALYKRLSELMFGTDTTSNPVSSDEDADGTMAADDRGDGDAPEQLMPRPLQSGRRHDTAPIPRTRPGRSSDEL